The Theobroma cacao cultivar B97-61/B2 chromosome 1, Criollo_cocoa_genome_V2, whole genome shotgun sequence genome contains the following window.
gtttttgttttcttttgcagAGTATGGTAATTGCGAGTTTCCCACGGGATACTGAAAAGACCAAGCATAAAGGGCCAAGGGGGAGTAGTTGAAAGAGATAGTTACTAGTGCTAATTTGATTGTAgttggttttggtttttttggaattttttggGAGGGGTCTACTGTGAATTTAGTTGGATTTGTTAGGCAAATGTTTGGACTACCTTTGTGTATAAATGGATTCCAATTGTGTTTCTAGCTCAACCTTAAATGGGAATTATCAGTTGATTACTACTAGTACTGGGTATTATTTCTCCTTGATTACTTCTACTCTTTTAGCAAAAGTCACTCGATGCCAAAATGCAATGAATTGAGATGGGCCGGAAAGTGGAAACTACAAAGAGTCTATATGCCTAAGGATGCTCAATTACTTCCCGTTTGTTGGCATTCTGTAGTTGCTGTTTAGCTCCAGTTGGGGCATTGATTGATTGCCAAGAACAAAGGGATTTCAATGGCTTCCAACTTTTCATGGAATATGTTGTCCCAAAGTTTTAACACTTTCACAAGCTTTCTCTTACTTTTAATCAATGGCGATAGAGTAAGACTTAGGAATTGTAGTTGGATTTGGAAATAATGATTTGCATAATTGTGGTTAAGGCACAGTGGATCGGAAATCACTTTTCTTTGGGAATGAAAATTCTTTTGATTCTGTTTGGTACGACCTTTGTTTTACACATTAGCTTCTTGGAATCTGACTACACAACCGAACTCATTCCCTGTTTTGCTCAAATCGCCAAGTAAAGGGATTCTTTGAGCCCCAAGTTTCTTCGTTTTCTCCACCTTTAAATAGTCTCTTTGCTAGCACCCTAGTAGTATTAGGAGAGGGAATTTTACCCAATGGGATATAGAAAATGGAAACACAAAGAAGTCAAAAGGCTCTTGTAGAGGAAGGGATTAGTTAACTAAAGTTGACATCGGATTCCACTGGGGCAAAAActtgaaaagaaaaccaaacattTTTCTAAGCCAATATTCTGAAATACAATGTTGACCAACCTCCCTCGTTGCACTACTTTCTCAAGCGGTGTAGATGATGTTCTGGGTCTAGGCTTCTTAGGCTCTTAGCCATAGCCAGAATCGCAACGATGGCGCTCACCCGGCTCATATTCAGTACTAActccaaaaagaaatttggGACAAATTCCAAGTTTAATGTTGGGAAATGGATATTGGGAATTTCCTCTCCAGAGAATAAACCAAGACAGGTTATCAAATAGGCTTAAACTTGATCAGACCACTCACATGAAGGTGCAGGATTATAGCAATGGAATGAACCTGCTGTTATCACTTAAGCAGCCTATTTCTTGTCAAGGTAATAATGAAAGGTCAACTTGTATTGTAGGCCCTGCTTTGGATAATTGGAAACTCGGAATGAGTGACTGATGGAAGGTATGATGCTGTGCAAAAGTTACCTTGGATCCAGTTTGCGCTGTGCTTTTGGGTTTGAGGAAGCCAAATATGCAAATGCAAATGCAAATGCAAAGCATAATGATAATGTGAACCTGAAAAAACATGGTgatgagaaaaatattaatataaaatttcaatcaCAAAACGATTTTCTATCATAAGCAGACGACAACGTTACTTTTAAGCAGTAGGAAAGTGCACACATTTTTTAAGCTCTGAAAATGAGAGGGGATTTGATCCCATGTGCTTGAGGTCCCATCTACTCAATTGCACGGGGGCATTTGTATTTAATATTGTTGCTATTCACAGAAGGAAAGCAGGTCATTTCGTGAACTTGGAGCAGGACCATCTCTTGCTATTAAATAGATAggtcctttattttttttatgaaaaaaaaaactaaaatttagattaattttattagGTCATATTCCTATAGTTATTAactaaatattataataaaaaaataaaatttgaagactAGTATCTCATAAttgttaaatcaaaatatatatcgtttatcaaaattttatttttaagtgtttaTTATTGAATATCATATGATATatggtaaaaaaataaaattaactataAATAACATGTTTACATTTGCATaactaaaacttaaaatttttttatttgtttatttataagATTGAGTGTTATATGATTAAAAACATAATGACTTTTTAATTCCAACTCTCTATATGTtccttattattatatatttttagataaaacatgtagttttatattaaattattaactaaaaataaaaaaaaaacatttgacACATTAACAAGAAGTgaatctgattttttttttatttgttagtACTTTTCTGTCTgaagttttaattttggagGTGGAAgcctataaaaaaaatatttcatgttttattttaaaagaaagaaagaaagaaagaaagaaataaataaaaggatATTGAATAATGGAATATGATAACATGAATATAAACTTGTTAAAGTATATTGTATGATAGTTTCACGTATCTAATTGGATCTTATCATATTatactaaataatttttatcatGTACGATAACATATTTATCactatgaaatgttttaatgaGTACTTTTATAGcattcattaattaatgtcagttttaaattgaataaaaaggGGAAAAGGTGTTATATACTTATATTAACTATTTCATCTAAAGAAAAgagatacatatatatatatatatatatatatatatattataaatattagtattttattgTAGGACATtcatcaaaatatttcttataaaatgattataatatcattaattagaaaattttgttaaagTGGCTGTGAAATTAATTGGCATTGACGTTCGCCAAAGTGAAGTACAAAATATAATGCTCTGATTGTTTGATGAGTGAAGCTCAAGGCTGAGCGGCAGATAAGGTCGCCCTCTTCTGCCTCCTCCATTCGTTTCAAGGAAATGGAAGGTGAGGATTTTGAGGGAGGAGAGTGAATATGGAGTTAGTAATTACTCGATTGATTGGTGGGGGCATTCTGAATTACGAATTATGAAATCAAGCGTTAAACAAGTGTTGGGAGGGACGAGGATGTCACCCAAAATCTTTATCTGTTGGGAACCATCAATGGGATTCCCTTTGCCTCCCAGTTCCTCTTACACTAGTCACTGTGTTACTCACATGCTCTATCACTATTATTGCTGccactttctttctctctgtttttgtttttatcattTGCCATGAGACTGCTGTCCACTGCTTCTTGTCCACATACTTACACCATAATAAGACACTGCGTAGTGCGTACTAACTCAACTTTGTATCCTTCTGAATtatgcatttttcattttgatatTGAATGTACTGTTCTAACATTGTGGTTAAGTTGATTGAGATTCTTATCATAGTTGAACTTTGCCTTGTATACATGTCGAAATGCGTTGGCAAAGCTCAACTTAACTTATGAGCATTGATTCGTATTGAtcaattttctaaatttaGAAAAGCAAAGTAAAAGCCCAAACTATCTGTGACGGAATAGGGTCCTGCAAAGCCCAGATACGTGGAGCAGAGAGAGGAATGAACCATGACCATCCAATTCAAAGTTCAAATTTTGAAGGCCCAATCAAGCCCGGATTAACCAAATGTCAAATGAGGCAGGTATATTGATCctcataatcatataaataaaccAAATCCAAATTCATTTTTGGATACTGAAAGTGGGACTAAatcttatttgaactagtgCTTGATATATAATAATCTATAGTTGGTGTAAGCTGGTACTACAAATATATAAACACGATCTGATTGGGGATCCACTTACCAGTCGGGAGTTGCAATTTTTAGGAATGGGTCAACGGAGCTTACGAGTCTTTGTCACGTTTACAAGGTTGGGAGAGTCTCAAGGCTTTTGGCTACAGTCTCCACCACCCAAAATAAATTACACATTCCCACTATTACTATTTTTAGGATCATAATTTTCCAAGAAAACGAAGTCccgaaagaagaaaagggaaacGGGATAGCTCAAAGGATTAAGGGGAAGGAAGAAAGAGTTTGGGAATCGACCATGCCAAGCAAGTTAAAGAAGGCGATTGGGGCAGTGAAAGACCAAACCAGCATCAGCCTGGCCAAGGTTGTTAACACCAATTCCTCCAATCTTGAAGTGGCTGTCCTTAAAGCTACGACCCGTGACCAAGAGCCCACTGACGAACGTTACGTTAATGAAATCCTTCAGACTATCTCATCCAACAAGATTAACGCCGCAATCTGTGCCCATGTCATTGCCAAGAGAATTGGCAAAACGAAGAATTGGGTTGTTGCCCTCAAATCTTTGGTGCTTGTTCTTCGAATTTTTCAAGATGGTGACCCTTTTTTCCCTAAAGAAGTCCTTCAAGCAAGGAAACGTGGAGCCAAGATCCTAAACCTTTCCACTTTCAGGGATGTCTCCAATTCCAGCCCTTATGATTACACGGCTTTTGTAAGGTCGTTTGCTTTTTATCTTGAGGAGCGTTTAGATTGCTTTATCACAGGGAAGCTTCAGAGAAGATTTACGTACAAAGAAAGGCAGAATAGCCATCCAAGAAGCCGTCGAGTTAACCAACAGCCTGTTGGAGAAATGAAGCCGCCAATGCTGCTTGACAGGATTTCTTATTGGCAACGATTGCTTGATAGAGCCATTGCCACCAAACCAACGGGTGCAGCCCAGACAAACCGCCTGGTTCAGGTTTCTCTTTATGCTGTCGTTCGAGAAAGCTTTGATCTTTACAGGGACATATCTGATGGACTGGGTCTTCTTTTAGATAGCTTCTTTCATTTGCAACATCAATCCTGCGTCAATGCCTTTCAGTATTGTGTCCAAGCCACAAGACAATTCGAAGAGCTTTGTTCTTTTTATGATTCTTGTAAGAGCCTTGGAATTGGGCGAACCTCGGAATATCCAAGTGTGCAGATGATATCAGATGAGCTTATGGAAACATTACAAGAATTCTTGAAAGACCAAGCTTCGTTTCCATCACCTGGGAAATCCCCATCTTCTAATTCTCCTCGTTTGCTTTTCCTCCCGGCACCACCAGCCAAGGATCCTTCTGGAATTACAGAGAGAGAATCTCAAGCTGGTTCAAGATGCACGTCCTTGGAAGATTTGATGAGTCAGACAGAATCTGCTGGAACAATAAGCCCCTCTTTCTCGGTCGACCGTCTTTCGGAGGTTTCAGAGAAACAGTGTCATGAACAAGAAGATATGTATAATGTCACTGAAACAGGTTCAAACCATTCCTTACCAATTGATCAAGGAACCAATGTGACTATAGATTTTGTATCCTTTGATGACTGGCCAAAGGTAGATCAAAAACAAGGGCAACTTAATTCAACAATATTGGATTCAATCAATGGTGAAAAGGGTTGTTGGGAGCTTGGTTTAGTAGAGGCACCAGCACAACCTGTACATGCTTCTCAAAACGTATCAAATGATAACTCTTTCTTTGACAACTGGCTTCAACAAGATCATAACCAAGAACAAGCTTCTCAAAATGTAGTCAACGGTCATTCATATATCAATGACTGGCtacaagaaaatcaaaagcTTGAGCAAGCTTCTCACAATGTAGCCAATGGCCATTCGTATCTTGATGACTGGTTGCAGGAAGATAAAAAGCTAGAACAAGCTTCTCAAATTGTAGCCAATGGCCACTCCTGCTTTGGTGACTGGCTTggg
Protein-coding sequences here:
- the LOC18612353 gene encoding clathrin coat assembly protein AP180, with the translated sequence MPSKLKKAIGAVKDQTSISLAKVVNTNSSNLEVAVLKATTRDQEPTDERYVNEILQTISSNKINAAICAHVIAKRIGKTKNWVVALKSLVLVLRIFQDGDPFFPKEVLQARKRGAKILNLSTFRDVSNSSPYDYTAFVRSFAFYLEERLDCFITGKLQRRFTYKERQNSHPRSRRVNQQPVGEMKPPMLLDRISYWQRLLDRAIATKPTGAAQTNRLVQVSLYAVVRESFDLYRDISDGLGLLLDSFFHLQHQSCVNAFQYCVQATRQFEELCSFYDSCKSLGIGRTSEYPSVQMISDELMETLQEFLKDQASFPSPGKSPSSNSPRLLFLPAPPAKDPSGITERESQAGSRCTSLEDLMSQTESAGTISPSFSVDRLSEVSEKQCHEQEDMYNVTETGSNHSLPIDQGTNVTIDFVSFDDWPKVDQKQGQLNSTILDSINGEKGCWELGLVEAPAQPVHASQNVSNDNSFFDNWLQQDHNQEQASQNVVNGHSYINDWLQENQKLEQASHNVANGHSYLDDWLQEDKKLEQASQIVANGHSCFGDWLGEERKEPEKPQQNSAFNLSNGGQEDWELAVVEASTQPAQASQHLANGIELSIANDLFDQRPISQRQYNPFLEDGAEISAAIATNTNENAAFPDNFSVAPTFQATPTFLAQSPNEIAAPTFQATPTSISQNPDRTTAAFQDEHDDPFAPWPTMKANNNISSDECVDQKNVLIQQELWLQNQNKIIARHIV